The genomic stretch GAGTTCAAAATTAAATGGCCCTTCCACAAACTCCGTCACAACTGCGGAAAAACTGACTGCTTCGCTTGGGCCGAGGTCACGAATGTAGAATGTATCATACGTATGCCCTCCGAAGAAACTTGCCGTAGGTGACTGAATGGCCCACGCGTCTTCCGAAAAATCCGACACGCGCGGAAGTGAATCCTCCGGTCGACTCCATCCGATCACCGCATTCCCACTAAAATCTGCCAGTATCGTCACATAGGGGACATCGACATTGCTCGAATTTTGAATCACACCATTCGCGATAAATGCCGTCCCCGCCCGAGGATCCAATTCCCCGTTTCCGGTGATGGATGTCGCCAGTTCACTCGCGGGCTCGATGGTGACTGCGCCTGGCAACGTGACAACCTGCCCGCCTGCTTCAATGAGGGCGACGTCATAAAGTCCAAGCGGAGCGTTCGACAAATCAAAACGCGCTCGAAGGTTCTGTCCGTCGACGACCCGAACATACTCCGGCGCAATAACCAACCCGCCGGATGCTCGAAGCTCCACGGCGACATCGCTCCCCAGTCTCGATCCCCCGATTCGTAACGTCACACGATCACCATTCCCGACGACCGGAGGCATTACCGAAGTAATGCCGAATGGAACAATCGTCGCAAGAATGGTCGCATTGACACCTGACGGGGACGAGGTTCCTGCCGTCGCGCGGGCGAGTATGTAGTACGCCGCCGCTTCCGTCGTCGGAATAAACAAGGTCTGGTTTGCCTCGTTCGGACGGTCAGATAGCAGATCGAATTGTCCGACGCTCGGCACTTCACCCTTTCGCACATACAACTGGGTCCATGCGTCCGCACTGTCGTGATCCAGAGTGATCTTGACGGTCTCACCTGCGTTCGGAACCGCCAGAGCCAAGTACTGACTCCCCCCAGCCGGCAGAGGCAGATTCAACGGCTGCCCCAGTTCGATCGAACGCACGCCTACATGAATTTTCTCAGTGGAATGTCCAATGTTGTTATTAATATCCGTTTCCGGAATCTGGTTCAGAATGTCGGCCCGGACAATAACGTGATAGTCACCAGGAGCGACTGCTGGAAGAGCAATCCACTTCGAGAACGTCGCGGTCTCATGCCCACCAGGGATGTTGGTAAAAGGGTTCTGGACCCGCTCGACCAGCATGTCGTTAACATCCCATGATACGTCGTCGGAGAGATAGATCGAGTCACTCCATACCCCGGTTACCGACACGTCGCCGGCATTCTCAACTGACCACGCGAATTCGACCTCCTCGCCAATCAACCCTCCCTCCGGCGTAGAGACACTGCTGACGATCAGATCGCCAGGTGACGGCAGGACGATATGGGTTATTTCATTTGTGTGCCTGTCGTTGTCGACCTCCAATGACTCGCCGACCTGGTTGTAAGCGTCAGCCCGGACGATGACGAAATACGGTCCAGATAGTCCGGGGGGAATGACGAAACTTGCGTCGACCGGACGCGACTCACCGGCCCCTAGTGGATCCGAATGAGTGTATGTCCCGAGTAATCGATCCAGCTGCGGATCAAGAATCAGATCGAGTGACAAGTAGACGGCATCTCGCCAGGACACCGCGCACGTCGGCCCCGCCCCCCCATTCACTGTCGTCCAGGATACGCCGACACTTTGCCCTGCAACGATCGAAGTTGGAGCGGATACTTCCTGCACTCGGAGGTTTGGCGCTTGTAGCGACTGAATCAGTATAACATCCTCAGATGCCATTGAATTGTCACTCTCTCGGCCGTTCTCATCGATATGCCCGGCAGAATCAGTCCGAACGATGACGTAGTAGGACCCACTCACAGCACACGAGATCGAGAACTGCTGCGAAATCTCGCGTTCGTCACCATCGTTGAGCACACCTGAATGAACGAACTCACCCAGCAACAGATCGTCCGGCGTGAGTGCGGAATTCACTGAAAGATAAATCGAGTCCCGCCACAAACCCGAAGGCGTCGGCAGTTCGCCACCGTTTTGAACAATCCAGGTCACGTCCATTGATCCGCCGGACTCCAGCATCTGGGTCGCCAAAACCGATGTCACCGCCAAATTGGGCGCCGGCAGCGGTGGGCCGTCCACAAAGATTGGCACGTTGAGCAAATTATTGGATTCAGAAGACTCCAGAACCTCGTTGTTCACATCGCAGCCAAGGATCAGTCGGTACTCCCCTCCTGAGATGATTGGAATGTTCACCAGTTGCTGAACGACATACTCCTGACCCACTCCCAAGGCCTGAGTTCGCGGCACGGTTGCCAGAACGATGTCACCACTATCCGGCCAATGATCGACCGAGAGGTATATTCGGTCGCGCCACGACGATACCGCGGTCGCCACATTGCCTGAATTTTGCACCCGGAACTCGACGACAAACGCCGCGCCTGGTTCAGTCGATGGCGGACTACTCAATTGCGTCGCTTTGAGATCCGCAAGAAATATCGGATCCGGCGGATGAATCACAAACGGCACGGTCGATGAAACATTGTTCGACTCGCCAGGCGATTGCTCATAGACGTGCGAGCCGTCGTCCGTCACAAACAGCAGATAATACAGACCACTCGCAGTCGATGGATGGATCTGCACTGTTCGCTGACCCACGTACGATGCACCCACCGCCAACGCACCGTTGTGGGTGACCATCGCAAGGCGAACGTCACCCCCGCCCAACGTCTGATCCGCTGACAGGTATACGGCGTCATACCAGAAGCTCACGGGTGTCGATGCGGTCCCCTCATTCGACACGGTCCATGTCATCGACACTGATTGTCCGGCCACGGCCGAAGTCGGGAGTTCGTAGCCGACTGATCCTGCGGCGATCCGCAAGTCAGCCGATAGCAGCGTGACCAGGATGGGATCCGATGCAAGAATGTTGTCATTCTCATCATTCCCTTCGCTGACCGTGTTATCCGCGTCTAGTTTCACGATCACATGATACTGACCGGCTTGCAGCGACACTGGCATCGTGCTGTTCAGTGTCGCCGTCGGAGGCACAACATACTGCCCATTCTGGAAAAACGTGCTTCGATACACCGAACCAAGCAGAATATTCGTCCCGCCTTCCAAGGTCGGCGCCGTTGACAGATAGAGTTCATCCCGCCATCCGAGTCCGCTGACGGGAGGCGCGCCGGCATTCTCGGTCTCATATGTGACACTGATCGGATGCGCAGGAAAGCCGACGGTAACAGGCTGCACGGATACGGGCCGAAGGTTCGGTGGTGGACTCAGCGTGACCGTCACCTGACTATTGCTGACAGCGATGTTGTTGTCCGCATAGCCGATCTCGGAGACGTTGTTATTCTTGTCGATCCGAATTTTCACAAAGAACAACCCGGACAACTCCTGAGGCAGCACTCTTGTGATGCTCGCCATGGGGTCGCTCGATGTGGCGGCGAGCGGTGGCCCTGATCGGGTTCGCTGACCGAGAAGGATATCGCCGGCGTCAATCGATCGATTTGAATTCGTTGACAAATACACATCGTCCATCCACGTTCCGCTTGAAGTGGGGCCAGCGCCTTCATTGCTAGTCACCCAGTTGACCGTAAAGCTCGAGGCTGACGGCACGACCTCCGGAGGAAAGTAAGAGACCAGATTGTCAGCCGCCACCAGGTCCGCCTGCGACTGGAGGGTGATTGAGAACTGATTTTCACTTCGACTCAGATTGTTCGTGTCGCTCAATTCAGAAACATTACCAGAAACGTTGTGGCAGCCTACACGATCCGCCACCACATACACATAAACTGTATTCGCCTGAATATGCGGCGGAATCGAGATTAGTGCCGACGACGTGTACTCGCCGTTGATCCCAAGATAGCTCTGATTACCCACCCGCGCCGCTAGATAGTAAAAAGGCTCGCCGCAAATCAACTGATCGCCACCCGGAACCTCCAGCGACAGGTTCGGAGCCGTTGATAGAAAGACCTCATCCACCCATTGCGTGGCCGAGGTGGATGCGACGCCGATATTTCGAACCTTCCACGTGATCAGCGTACTCGTGCCGGATACAACCGCGCCGCCGGGAGCGACCACGTTCTCAACCACCAGGTCCGCCAATGGCAGGGCCTGAACCTCGACCGCCATGTCACTTATTGCGGTGTTGTCTGATTCCCCAGAGCCTTCCTCGACGGCGTCGTCCGCATCGGTCTTCACAACCACCCAATGCGGTCCCGGAGTCCCCGGCAGCCTGATCCTTACCACACGCTCGTACTCAAAGTCCGGCGCCAGCGCAGCCGGATAACTCAGCGTGGCTACCGCCGTATCTCCGCCGATCTGATCATCCGACGAGAAATAGACGCGATCATTCCACGGACCGACCGCCGTGTCGCTCCCCTCGTTTCTTACCGTGAATCGAAGGTCAAACTCCTGACCGGCCAATCCGAACAGCGGCACCGAGAACGGCGCCACCACGAGGTTCGGACGCGGAATCGGCAGAACATGAATAGTATCCACACTGACCGCATCGTTGTTCGACTCACCAACTCCCTCGAACAGGCTGTTCGTCGCGTCCGTTCGCACAACGACATGATACACACCCGCATTCGCCGGCAATGCAACCGCGACGATCTGCTCGTAATACTGTCCCACCCCGAGCAATCCATCGAATACTGCGCTACCGGCCAGAAGGTCATCACCAACCTGATCGTCCGCCGAGAAGTAAACACGATCAGTCCAGGTGCCAACAGCATCGGCCGTGCCCGTGTTTTCGATGACGAACCGCACGTCGATCGATTCGCCCGCGACGCCGATGTCCGGGAAGGAGATGCTGGTGACGACAAAGTCCGGGTGATCGCAGATGGCGGTCTCGCATTCATCCGGAATGCCGTTTTCGTTGCAGTCGGCGCTGGTCATATCGGCGATGTCGCATTCGTCCGGAATGCCGTTGCCGTTGCAGTCGATGCCGGGCAGTTGAAAAACGTAGGCCGATCCGGCATCGAATCCGCCGGCATGATCGTTAAGGTGAGCTCCGATCGCGGCCGTATTGCCGTTGATCGCAACGCTGATGCCGAAAAGGTCGGAGGATGCAGCGTCGGATGCCGTCAGCTTGGCGATCTGCTGCCACACGCCGCTGATCTCACGGAAAACGTAGGCTGATCCGGCTTGGGTGCCGCCGGCATGGCTGTCCCGATAAGCGCCAATCACGGCCGTATCGCCGCTGATCGAAACGCTGGAGCCAAACCAGTCACCGCTTGCCGCGTCAGACGCCGTCAGCTTGGCGATCTGCTGCCACACGCCGCTGATCTCACGGAAAACGTAGGCTGATCCGGCTTGGGTGCCGCCGGCATGGCTGTCCCGGTAAGCGCCAATCACGGCCGTATCGCCGCTGATCGAAACGCTGATACCGAACTGGTCAAAATTTGCCGCGTCAGACGCCGTCAGCTTGGCGATCGGCTGCCAGACACCGCCGTTCTCACGGAAAACGTAGGCTGATCCAGCACCGGTGCCACCGGCGTGGTCGTCCCCGAGAGCTCCGATCACGGCCGTATTGCCGCTGATCGAAATGCTGTAGCCAAAGTTGTCACCATTTGCCGCGTCAGACGCCGTCAGCTTGGCGATCTCAAGTGGAGGTGCATCGAACTCACAGGAATCCGGCAGGCCATTGGAGTTGCAATCCGGCTCGCACTCATCCGGCACGCCGTCACCATTGCAGTCGTTGTCGATCAACTCACACTCATCCGGCACACCGTTTGAATTACAGTCCGAACTCGTGCCGTCGAAAATGTCCAGAGAATCTTCATTGCCGTTCCCGTTACAGTCGACCCCGGGCCCCAATCCAGGAGTGATAGAGAACTGCACAAATCCGCCGCCGGCGGAGAGGATGGCCGGGCTGCCGCTATAGGACAGCAGTTCCATGCTGTATCGCAACGTGTACTGGATCCCCTGCTGTAAAGGGATCTCCGCATTGATTGAACGAGTTCCGGATGGCGGGTCTCCAATGAGCGCATTAACGGAATACTGTTGATTGAAGAGAAGGGCACCACCGCCATCGGTCACATTGACAAAGAAGCTCACCTCCCGATCACCCGCCGCGAGGCTGTAGGTGTAGCTGCCATTAATGACAAGCGTGGAGTCGACCTGGGGCGTCAGCCTCAGATCGCCGGTCGAACGGGAAGAAAGGTCCGGATTCCCGGCGGCAGCGTGCGACCCTTCGGCGAGGAAGTAAAATTGGCCTGAAGCGTCTGAAGCCACCTCGTACGTAGTGCTCGCGGTCGATGGTGGTGCGCTTGCAACTTGTTGGGCCGAGTACGGCGACTGGGGGACGGTCGAAACAATTGAATCAGTGCCGACTCCGATACCCGTAACTCTGGTGCCCAGAGTCCACGCCTCCACCTGAATCTCGGAAGCCGCCAGACGGACCGAGATCAAGGAATTGACAAGGAAGAGAACCACCGGAAGCAACCTATTAGTCAGCCTGACGATTCGCATTAAATTTCCTCGATTCACGGACGACCAAGATTCGCAGGCATCACGAGCGAATTGACAAACATGCCCTGCGGAATCCTCTTCGTCGATTCCATATCAGGTGGCTCAGTTCAAGCTTCCATGAGGAAGTTGAGCCATGACCAGTTCAGCCAGGCGCGGGACAGACCGCGCCCCCGGTGGATCTCTGGTCGATCCAACAATGATCTTCAAGGTGAATTTGGTTTCCCCGGATACCGACGAAACCCGCCCGAGAGTTCCAAGATAGCAAGAGTCTTAATCGCTTTCAAGTTTTGCTCCCTAATTTGTACAACCCCCGCGTGCCAGGAAGCCGGCCCGAACTAGCTCCCTGGCACCGCAGGAGGTCAAGGCGTTGACAGTGATCGGACGCTCTTCGCCGGGCAATTCAGCCCAACGGTCAAAGACTAACAGGCCAAAGCGGGCGAAGCAGGCCTGCCAGTCAATGCCACGCCATCGTCACGCCTTAATTAATAAGCGTGAATTCGCCAGCCCACAGCCAACCAAATCACATTTATTCACTGAAATGTTGATTGCAATTCGGCCCCTTGATCCCGAATTAGGGTAAACGCCCTAATTTGGCGCGTAGCCGGACGGAAAAGTCAGGCCGTGCAATCGATCGACGTGAATGTTGATGCGCTGCTTGGAGTTCGGGGTCCTAGCAACGCTTTGCGAGCCGACCCCGTAAAAGGCGAGCATATGGCAGCGGAGTCCATGCCTCAGAGCGATTCAAAAATACAATCATCAGATTCAGGCAAGTCTACGGCGTCGACTTAGTGGCTGCACTCCAATCAAAAACCGACAGCCCGCGAAGATCGCGAACAACGACCTGGCCGCCGCAGACCGCCACATGGGCCCACGAATCCGCATCGGCGACCTTTCTCCGATCCAGCAGCTTGAACTCAGCCGGATTGGCCAGCCAGAGTATCAATTCCCCCCGCTCGTCGAGTGCCAGTACTTTGTCATCTTGAGCCGCCATGCTCCAGTATTTCCCAAATGACTTCGAACGCCAGCGCTGCTCACCTGTGCGCAGATCGATGCAGCAGAGTCGTCCGTTGCCCAGATGCAGATAGACGTGGTCACCCCGGACGATCGGCGAGGACATGTAGCCCTGCGCCTTGTTCGTCCACAATTCGGAAAGGACCACCGAATCGCCCTCGCCCTGCTTCGTTGCATAGAAAAACGACTTGTTCTTGTGGGTACTGGTGAATACACCATCGGCATACACTGTCGGCGTCAGGATGTTCATTCCCCGAAACGACGGCACCACCTGCGACCACAGAACTTTGCCACTGTCCGGATCAACGCCGCAGAGTTTCTCCCGCGTCTGCACCAGGATCTGCTCGCGACCATGCAGATGCGCCGGCACAGGCGACGAAAACGCGCTGCCGTACATCCCGCCACCGTCGACCAGCACGCGCCAGACCGGCTCGCCCGTGTGCTTGTTGAGCTTCACAAATCCACCGCCCGCCTGAACGTACACAAACTCACCGATCACCAGCGGCGAAGAGACGAAGCCAAAATCGGGTAAAGGCGCCTTGTAGAACTCCGGAAAATTCACGCGCCAGATTTCCCGGCCGTCAGCCACAGATAGTGCCACGAGCACGTCCCGCATTCCCGCGACATAGAGCGTTTCGCCGTCGAACGCCGGCGTGGAACGAATCCAATCCCCATTCTCCCTCGCAAAAAACGGAACCTTCATCGCGCCGTCCCACCGCGCGCTCCAGATCTGCTTGCCGGTCGCTCTGTCAAACGCCCGCACCACTTCTTCTTTCTCTCGTCGCGTCTCCGTGACAAAAATCCGATCCGCCGACACGATCGGCCCGGAATAGCTCGGCGACAACTTGACCCGCCAAACCTCCTTCAGGCCCTTCAGGTCGTCGGGCCACACCGGCCGATCCGCAGCTCGTCCGTCTCGCGTCGGTCCGCGCCACTGCGTCCATGTGTTCCCGCCGATGTCATCTCCAAGACACCTCGATCCCGGGCGATCCGCACCCAGGCAGCCGACCGCAACAGCAATGACGACGACTCGCAGCCCATTCCCGAACCAAAACGCGGTACGGCCCATGCAGAACGGTGTCACCATGAAACCCGGCTCCCTTCTTCGCGGCGATTCGATTACATGCCGCGCATGTCCGGCCCTCATTCGGGGCCGGCGATCAGATGATCATGGCTATCTTAGGCTTTCCGCGACCGCTGGACATCGCGAACCGGCCAACGCCGCCAAAGCCGTTCAATTCGGATTCAGCCCATCCGGATAGAACGCTCGTATTGTGAGACAAGAAACGGACTGTCCGCGTCGCGATTGGAGTGAATCGATGCGCACGGTGAGAACCTTCCCGACGAGCATTGGATTGCGGGCCAGTTCATCCCGCGCCAAGCCGGTGCGAACCGCGCGAGCGGCGATCAGAAAGAGCGGCGTCCCTCGATCGCATCCTGCAGCACGGCTCGGCTGGCGTACTCGATCTGCGATCCACTGGGTAGTCCGCGAGCCAGCCGTGTGATCTGTACGCCGGTGCCCGCAAGGACGCTCTTGATGTGAAGACCGGTTCCCTCGCCTTCCATCGTCGGATTCGTCGCCAGGATGATCTCGTTGATGCCCCCGCGCTTCACGCGCTGAAGCAGAGCGTCAATCGTCAGATCCCCCGGCTCGATCCCGTCCAGCGGGGCGATATGCCCAAGCAGGACGTGATACACGCCACGAACCAGTCCTGTCGATTCAAGCAACATCAAGTCCTTCGGCTGCTCGACAACATAGACCTGCGACTGATCCCGCCGTGAATCCGTGCAGATGGGGCACGGATCCGCCTCCGTCAGGTTGAAACAGATCCGGCAATGCCGAACCATCTCCTTGACTTCGCGGATTGCGCCAGCCAGCGCCAGCGCTTCTTCCTTGTTGGATTTGAGAATATGAAATGCCAAACGCTCGGCACTGCGCGGCCCGATGCCCGGCAGCTTGTTGAACTCGTCTTTCAGGCGAACAAGTGATGGCGGAAGCTGATCGGGCATTCAAGGATCCTTCGGTCCGGCCGTTACGCAAGGCACGCACACAACCGGCCGGGGCGAAAATCGAATGGCTCATTCCGGGTGACGGCGGAAAGAGAACTATCAGCCCAGGGTCCCTCAGAACGAGTCGGCGCGGCGTGCAATGAAGAAACCTACGCGCCCAGCATTGCATCGAGTCCCGGAAGGTTCATGCCGCCTGTGAGCTTCTGCATCTCGGCTCTCATGCCTTCGGCGGCCTTTTTCTGTGCCGCGGCGACAGACGCCTTCACCAGGTCCTCCAGCATCTCCAGGTCGCCACCCGCCACTGCATCAGGCGATATCTTCACCGCGACCAATTCCATCCGCCCATTCACGGTCGCCTTGACCATGCCCGCGCCGCTCTCGGCATCAAACCGCAAATTGACGGCCTGCTCCTGCATTTCCTGCATTTTCGCTTTCATCTGCGCGACCTGCTTCATCATGCCGCCAATCTCGCCGAGCTTTCCAAACATTCGATTTTCCTCACAGAGTACTTTGCACTTAAAGGGTAAAGCCGATTCACGAAGCCGAAACGATCACGACGCGACGTCATCCTCGTCTGCTTCGCCGGGAGATTCTAACCCCTCCGTCGTCGCCTGACGATTGCGGCGCACATCCACGATCTGCCCGCCGAACAGGTCCAGCACCTCGCGAACAAGCGGGTCGTTCTGCGCGGCCCGAATGTCCTCCTGCGTCGTACGATGCGCAATAGTCGCGGATTCGGGAGCGGGTGACGGTGCACGAACCGCGGCCGGCTCAATCGGCGGCACCGGCTGCTGCAGGCCGCGCACTTCTTCATCGCGGCGGTCGTCAGAGCGCGCGATTGGCTCGCCCGAGGCGATGATCCGCGAGCCGGGCGTCAGCGGTCGCCGCTTGGCAGGCGCATCCGATTCAAGCCCGGTCGAAGTCGGAGAGGAACCGGCCGTTCGCTCATCGGCTATCTCGTTTTTTTTTTCAGAAGCGGCAACCCGGGGCGCCGGCTTGATGGCCTGTGCCGGAGCCGTCGCCGCGCGCGTGGATGCAGCGGCCGAGCCGCGGCTCGATGTGCCCTGCCCGATCGCGCCGAGAAGCGATTCGATCGAGGAATAGTTCGACGCCTCGGCAAGTCGAATGATTGCTGCCTCGACCAGCGCTCGACCGCTGCCGCTGGATTTCACGGAACGGCGAAGCTCTTCGAGCACCGTAATCATGAAGACATACGCGCCGCCATCGAACTTGCGGCTCTGCTCGACTAATCTCGACCGCAGGCCGGATGGTACATCCACGAGGTCCGTCTCCTCTCCGGCCACGCGCAGGACCATCAGATCACGAAGCTGGTTTATAAGCAGACTGCACCAGAGATCGAGCGTTGCCCCACCGCCAAGGCTCCGATCAATCACGGCCAGCGCCTCCGCCGCGTCGTTGGCCGCCAGCGCATCGATCAATGCCGCGTTCAACTCATCGTGTGCAGCCGGAAGTAGCTCATCCACGATCGCGGTTGTGATCCTGTTCCCCGCCATCGAGAGCACCTGATCGAGCAGACTGAGCGCGTCGCGCATCGAGCCGTTGGCAAGGCGAGCCAGGCGCTTCGCGGCGGCGGCATCAATCTCCACATGCTCCGACTTGCAGATCGAGTGAATCTGGCCTTCGATCTCATCGGGCGGGATTGACTTGAAATCAAACCGCTGAACGCGGCTGAGAATCGTCGCGGGAACCTTTTGCGTTTCGGTGGTCGCAAAAATGAACTTCACATGGCTCGGCGGCTCTTCCAGAGTCTTCAGTAGTGCGTTGAATGCACCCATGCTGAGCATGTGAACTTCGTCAATGATATACACCTTGAAGCGCGATCTCGCCGGCCGATACACCGCATTGCTGCGAAGCTCGCGAATGTTGTCGACGCCGGTGTTGCTGGCCGCGTCGATCTCAACGACATCCACATCGTCGCCGCGTGAGATTCCAACACATGAATCGCAGGCGCCGCATGGCTTGACCGTCGGGCCTTCAAATGCATGGCAATTAAGAGCCTTGGCCAGAATGCGGGCCATCGAGGTCTTACCGACCCCTCGCGTGCCGCAGAAAAGGTAGCCGTGGTGCACACGATTCTGTTCGATGGCATTCTTCAGCGTCGCGACGATCGGTGCCTGGCCGACCACTTCGTC from Phycisphaerae bacterium encodes the following:
- a CDS encoding PQQ-binding-like beta-propeller repeat protein → MGRTAFWFGNGLRVVVIAVAVGCLGADRPGSRCLGDDIGGNTWTQWRGPTRDGRAADRPVWPDDLKGLKEVWRVKLSPSYSGPIVSADRIFVTETRREKEEVVRAFDRATGKQIWSARWDGAMKVPFFARENGDWIRSTPAFDGETLYVAGMRDVLVALSVADGREIWRVNFPEFYKAPLPDFGFVSSPLVIGEFVYVQAGGGFVKLNKHTGEPVWRVLVDGGGMYGSAFSSPVPAHLHGREQILVQTREKLCGVDPDSGKVLWSQVVPSFRGMNILTPTVYADGVFTSTHKNKSFFYATKQGEGDSVVLSELWTNKAQGYMSSPIVRGDHVYLHLGNGRLCCIDLRTGEQRWRSKSFGKYWSMAAQDDKVLALDERGELILWLANPAEFKLLDRRKVADADSWAHVAVCGGQVVVRDLRGLSVFDWSAATKSTP
- the recR gene encoding recombination mediator RecR; protein product: MPDQLPPSLVRLKDEFNKLPGIGPRSAERLAFHILKSNKEEALALAGAIREVKEMVRHCRICFNLTEADPCPICTDSRRDQSQVYVVEQPKDLMLLESTGLVRGVYHVLLGHIAPLDGIEPGDLTIDALLQRVKRGGINEIILATNPTMEGEGTGLHIKSVLAGTGVQITRLARGLPSGSQIEYASRAVLQDAIEGRRSF
- the dnaX gene encoding DNA polymerase III subunit gamma/tau; protein product: MSYTVLARKFRSQNFDEVVGQAPIVATLKNAIEQNRVHHGYLFCGTRGVGKTSMARILAKALNCHAFEGPTVKPCGACDSCVGISRGDDVDVVEIDAASNTGVDNIRELRSNAVYRPARSRFKVYIIDEVHMLSMGAFNALLKTLEEPPSHVKFIFATTETQKVPATILSRVQRFDFKSIPPDEIEGQIHSICKSEHVEIDAAAAKRLARLANGSMRDALSLLDQVLSMAGNRITTAIVDELLPAAHDELNAALIDALAANDAAEALAVIDRSLGGGATLDLWCSLLINQLRDLMVLRVAGEETDLVDVPSGLRSRLVEQSRKFDGGAYVFMITVLEELRRSVKSSGSGRALVEAAIIRLAEASNYSSIESLLGAIGQGTSSRGSAAASTRAATAPAQAIKPAPRVAASEKKNEIADERTAGSSPTSTGLESDAPAKRRPLTPGSRIIASGEPIARSDDRRDEEVRGLQQPVPPIEPAAVRAPSPAPESATIAHRTTQEDIRAAQNDPLVREVLDLFGGQIVDVRRNRQATTEGLESPGEADEDDVAS
- a CDS encoding YbaB/EbfC family nucleoid-associated protein, with the protein product MFGKLGEIGGMMKQVAQMKAKMQEMQEQAVNLRFDAESGAGMVKATVNGRMELVAVKISPDAVAGGDLEMLEDLVKASVAAAQKKAAEGMRAEMQKLTGGMNLPGLDAMLGA